A window of the Clupea harengus chromosome 8, Ch_v2.0.2, whole genome shotgun sequence genome harbors these coding sequences:
- the LOC116221458 gene encoding uncharacterized protein LOC116221458 codes for MPDAAELTKQNPLLSAAYKESRDRGQAEDYTCALGKRKPAHRTISSQPLYTVTITTTELHLQTIAEKMLTALLLVLIVAFASGAPASGEPECRKLRQVIDSVMEWKKSGVDMLLYVEHLKEQHQHEVVCKNETLCKAKVILEKKLIEKVLNGTHVDITIRALDVYIGHQNDCHNMTLQNPAEEKKLTHFLDDVKKCAQQLFRSCSTRP; via the exons ATGCCTGATGCAGCGGAGCTGACCAAGCAGAATCCTCTGCTCTCGGCAGCATATAAAGAGAGCAGAGACCGAGGCCAGGCAGAAGACTACACCTGTGCACTTGGCAAAAGGAAACCGGCACATAGGACCATTTCTAGTCAACCTCTCTACACAGTCACCATTACCACCACGGAGCTTCATCTACAAACCATCGCTGAAAAGATGCTGACAGCCTTGCTCCTCGTCCTGATTGTTGCGTTTGCCAGTGGAGCCCCCGCCTCTGGCGAACCTGAATGTAGGAAGCTGCGCCAAGTCATTGATAGTGTGATGGAGTGGAAGAAG TCTGGTGTGGACATGCTGCTGTATGTGGAACACCTtaaagagcaacatcagcatGAAGTGGTTTGTAAG AATGAAACTTTATGCAAAGCTAAGGTGATCCTGGAAAAAAAACTAATCGAAAAAGTTTTAAATGGTACACACGTGGACATAACCATCAGGGCTTTGGACGTCTACATTGGCCATCAAAATGAC TGTCACAATATGACGCTTCAGAATCCGGCTGAGGAGAAAAAACTGACACATTTCCTGGACGATGTGAAAAAGTGTGCCCAACAACTGTTTCGTAGCTGCTCCACCAGGCCCTAG